Proteins from a genomic interval of Mesobacillus sp. S13:
- a CDS encoding Dps family protein, translating to MKNELTQAVNKQIANWTVLYIKLHNYHWYVTGPEFFTLHAKFEELYNEAALHIDELAERLLAMGDKPVATMSGALEIASVKEATGSETSADMVASIVGDYSTMIQELKKGMELAGEVNDETTSDLLLSIHSSLEKHVWMLNSFLGR from the coding sequence ATGAAAAACGAATTGACACAGGCAGTAAACAAGCAAATCGCTAACTGGACTGTACTCTACATCAAGCTCCACAACTACCACTGGTATGTGACAGGGCCGGAATTTTTCACCCTGCATGCTAAATTTGAAGAGCTGTATAACGAAGCTGCCTTACATATCGATGAACTTGCAGAAAGATTGCTGGCAATGGGCGACAAACCGGTTGCCACCATGTCCGGTGCACTGGAAATTGCTTCTGTAAAAGAAGCAACAGGAAGCGAAACCTCAGCTGACATGGTCGCAAGCATAGTAGGAGACTATTCCACGATGATTCAAGAACTAAAGAAAGGAATGGAGCTTGCAGGGGAAGTCAATGATGAAACAACAAGCGACCTGCTATTGTCCATTCACTCTAGCTTGGAAAAGCATGTATGGATGCTGAACTCTTTCCTGGGAAGATAA
- a CDS encoding winged helix-turn-helix transcriptional regulator, with product MDKSICPRFEKAMTILSQRWTGMIIYQLLSGPQRFCTIESSIGVSGRVLSERLKDLESEGIVRREVHPETPVRIEYSLTEKGKALEPLMKEIEKWSQNWLEA from the coding sequence ATGGATAAGTCGATTTGTCCCAGATTTGAAAAAGCCATGACAATCCTAAGCCAGCGTTGGACTGGAATGATCATATATCAGCTGCTGTCCGGACCTCAGCGTTTTTGTACGATTGAATCCTCTATAGGAGTTAGTGGCAGGGTGCTTTCAGAGCGATTAAAAGATTTGGAAAGCGAAGGGATTGTAAGACGTGAAGTCCATCCTGAAACGCCGGTTCGAATTGAATATTCCTTGACGGAAAAAGGCAAGGCACTGGAACCACTTATGAAAGAAATTGAAAAATGGTCACAGAATTGGTTGGAGGCATAA